A window from Culex pipiens pallens isolate TS chromosome 3, TS_CPP_V2, whole genome shotgun sequence encodes these proteins:
- the LOC120428049 gene encoding uncharacterized protein LOC120428049 translates to MAVKTASCFLLLAAVASVELIQVMFDQFKHCKSNGILDCNVRVHKINRTVASLYGNVTLKIDFGDSFVTSCDVFHSPLGNNQYNLYPMKIPQVSLCTYLEKYWEDYYPYIVGAVPSAPKPSECPVSARELQFNELIMDARMFSPYMPTGLWKLVWRTSDTDTDKRFEVELTFRVYPDGHF, encoded by the exons ATGGCTGTCAAAACAGCATCTTGCTTCCTGTTGCTAGCTGCTGTAGCTTCCGTCGAGCTGATCCAGGTTATGTTCGACCAGTTTAAGCATTGCAAAAGCAACGGAATTCTGGACTGTAACGTGAGGGTGCACAAGATCAACCGAACTGTGGCATCACTGTACGGGAACGTAACCCTCAAGATTGACTTTGGCGATAGCTTTGTG ACTTCGTGCGATGTATTCCACAGCCCTTTGGGTAACAACCAGTACAATCTATACCCGATGAAGATTCCTCAGGTTTCGTTGTGCACCTATTTAGAAAAGTATTGGGAGGACTACTACCCCTACATTGTTGGGGCTGTGCCAAGCGCCCCAAAGCCAAGTGAATGTCCCGTGTCGGCGCGGGAACTGCAGTTCAACGAGCTGATCATGGATGCCAGGATGTTTTCCCCGTACATGCCGACCGGCCTCTGGAAGCTGGTGTGGAGGACCAGTGACACGGACACTGACAAGCGATTTGAGGTGGAGCTAACGTTCAGGGTGTATCCTGATggtcatttttga
- the LOC120428042 gene encoding uncharacterized protein LOC120428042 — translation MVATGISLFFLLLALTSINCVQIMFEQFRQCSSNGVIDCNLRVRKINRTMAALYGNATVRMDLGKNFKTWFDAYHSPLGNNQYNLYPMRVPPMGVCDYLERFWGDYYPYMVGYAPNLVKPGECPLSVRVVQFNDMILDPRMLPPYVPKGLWKLVWHANETGTDKYFLVELTFKVYPDGHI, via the coding sequence ATGGTTGCAACAGGGATATCTCTGTTCTTCCTTCTCCTTGCCTTAACTTCCATCAACTGCGTCCAGATCATGTTCGAGCAATTCCGGCAGTGTTCCAGCAACGGAGTCATCGACTGTAACCTCCGGGTGCGTAAGATCAACCGCACCATGGCGGCCCTCTACGGGAACGCAACGGTCCGGATGGACCTGGGGAAGAACTTCAAGACCTGGTTCGACGCGTACCACAGTCCGCTGGGCAACAACCAGTACAATCTGTACCCGATGCGAGTTCCGCCGATGGGTGTGTGCGACTACTTGGAGCGGTTCTGGGGCGATTACTACCCGTACATGGTGGGGTACGCACCGAACCTGGTCAAGCCGGGCGAATGTCCGTTGAGCGTGCGGGTCGTGCAGTTCAACGATATGATTCTGGATCCGCGGATGCTTCCACCGTACGTACCCAAGGGGCTGTGGAAGCTGGTGTGGCACGCCAATGAAACGGGGACGGACAAGTACTTTCTTGTTGAGCTTACGTTCAAGGTGTACCCGGATGGTCATATTTGA